In Amycolatopsis sp. EV170708-02-1, the following are encoded in one genomic region:
- a CDS encoding diguanylate cyclase — MDGRLGGARRRLRAWHLWSLPRPVRSYVLVVNLIAVLSTAATARLIPVTGTDLVRFGVLTLCAAIAIEGTRQIERQREYDRAPSVAYVDTKAVWSVAAVIALPPVLAAAMVVVTYTIAWLRIWPHQRPVLPHRWIFSAATVLCGTQAAVVVLSLGMRHYPGSPDSGLLAGLGDLAVIIVAAALRWAINTALVMIAIALSSPPKSIGELFSGFGDQILEAGALGLGLVTAVVLVQANPLVLVGVVIALVALHRGLLLTQYRRDAHTDATTGLVTKRRWRQLAEEQLGRTRAGRKLGVLFLDLDNFKTINDTYGHPNGDLVLRAVGDALRAEIREQDVCGRWGGEEFAIVIPDIHGEETLRQVAERIRHQVAVVSVALPDRDTVLTDLTVSIGGAMYPAANISSVDDLLVATDMALYRAKQGGRNRVELAPPAQ, encoded by the coding sequence GTGGACGGACGACTCGGCGGCGCGCGGCGGCGGCTCAGGGCCTGGCACCTGTGGAGCCTGCCGCGACCTGTGCGTTCCTACGTCCTGGTCGTGAATCTCATCGCAGTCCTCTCGACCGCCGCCACGGCCCGGCTGATCCCGGTGACCGGTACCGACCTGGTCCGGTTCGGCGTGCTGACGCTGTGCGCGGCCATCGCGATCGAGGGCACCCGGCAGATCGAACGCCAACGGGAGTACGACAGGGCCCCGTCGGTCGCCTACGTCGACACCAAGGCGGTGTGGAGCGTCGCCGCCGTCATCGCGCTGCCTCCGGTGCTCGCCGCCGCGATGGTCGTGGTGACCTACACCATCGCATGGCTGCGGATCTGGCCACATCAACGGCCGGTTCTCCCCCATCGGTGGATCTTCTCCGCCGCGACGGTGCTCTGCGGCACGCAGGCCGCCGTCGTCGTCCTCAGCCTCGGCATGCGCCACTACCCCGGCTCGCCCGACTCCGGGCTGCTCGCCGGGCTGGGCGACCTCGCCGTCATCATCGTGGCCGCCGCCTTGCGCTGGGCGATCAACACCGCGCTGGTGATGATCGCGATCGCGCTCTCGTCGCCGCCGAAGTCGATCGGCGAACTGTTCTCCGGGTTCGGTGACCAGATCCTCGAAGCGGGCGCGCTCGGCCTCGGCCTCGTGACGGCCGTCGTACTCGTCCAGGCCAACCCGCTGGTGCTGGTCGGCGTCGTCATCGCGCTGGTCGCGCTGCACCGCGGGCTGCTGCTGACGCAGTACCGGCGCGACGCGCATACCGACGCCACCACCGGTCTCGTCACGAAACGCCGCTGGCGCCAGCTGGCCGAAGAACAGCTGGGCCGCACGCGCGCCGGCCGCAAACTCGGCGTGCTGTTCCTCGACCTCGACAACTTCAAGACGATCAACGACACCTACGGCCATCCCAACGGCGACCTCGTCCTGCGCGCGGTCGGCGACGCGCTGCGCGCCGAGATCCGCGAGCAGGACGTCTGCGGGCGGTGGGGCGGCGAGGAGTTCGCGATCGTCATCCCGGACATCCACGGCGAGGAGACGCTGCGCCAGGTGGCCGAACGGATCCGGCACCAGGTGGCGGTGGTCTCGGTCGCGCTGCCCGATCGCGACACGGTGCTGACCGATCTGACGGTGTCGATCGGCGGGGCCATGTACCCGGCGGCCAACATCTCCAGCGTCGACGACCTGCTCGTCGCCACCGACATGGCGCTCTACCGCGCGAAGCAGGGTGGCCGCAACAGGGTCGAATTGGCGCCGCCCGCGCAGTAG
- a CDS encoding glycosyltransferase family 39 protein, with product MERFARGPVGLVVAIQVLVLTLVSGRYGFHRDELYFLAAGKRLAWGYVDQPPLTPLLARISTDVFGATPAGLRVAATLCAAATVVLLALVAREFGGGRGAQVLTAAATALAAFVVVDGHMLSTATVDLLIWSALGLVTLRLFRTGDGRWWLAIGAVVGIGLEGKWLVLLMVASIGLAVLVTGPRTVFRSGWLAVGILLALVLAAPGLIWQAAHDFPLLTVASGISEDDGAENRILFVPMQLVYLSPVAVPIWIAGGLRLWRDPALRWARSLALAYPVLCVILLVLGGKPYYSAPFLLLLTAAGAEPCLRWLDRTWRRTSAVLLAFVGAAVSLVVGLPLLPVSALDPVLVVNKEQGEQAGWPELATSVTWVWEQIPAEQRSTAVIFTRNYGQAGALEYYGLPGVHSGHMSYADWGPPPATASGPVVVVGPYRPAWFTGCREMAVHDNGLGVENDEQGVRISLCTGTSRPWAALWGELRHYY from the coding sequence ATGGAGCGATTCGCTCGCGGTCCGGTCGGTCTGGTGGTCGCGATCCAGGTCTTGGTGCTGACGCTGGTTTCGGGGCGGTACGGCTTCCATCGCGACGAGCTGTACTTCCTCGCCGCGGGGAAACGGCTTGCCTGGGGCTATGTCGATCAACCGCCACTGACACCCTTGCTCGCGAGGATCTCCACCGACGTCTTCGGCGCCACTCCCGCCGGCCTGCGCGTGGCCGCGACACTCTGCGCCGCCGCGACGGTGGTCCTGCTGGCGCTGGTCGCCCGCGAGTTCGGTGGCGGCCGTGGCGCGCAGGTCCTCACCGCGGCGGCGACCGCGCTGGCGGCGTTCGTCGTGGTCGACGGGCACATGCTGTCGACGGCCACCGTCGACCTGCTGATCTGGAGCGCGCTGGGCCTGGTGACCCTGCGCCTGTTCCGCACCGGCGACGGACGGTGGTGGCTCGCGATCGGCGCCGTCGTCGGTATCGGGCTGGAGGGCAAATGGCTTGTCCTGCTGATGGTCGCCTCGATCGGCCTGGCGGTACTCGTCACCGGGCCGCGGACGGTGTTCCGCAGCGGCTGGCTCGCCGTCGGGATCCTGCTCGCGCTCGTGCTGGCCGCACCGGGCCTGATCTGGCAGGCGGCGCACGATTTCCCTTTGCTGACCGTGGCTTCCGGGATCAGCGAGGACGACGGTGCGGAGAACCGGATCCTGTTCGTGCCGATGCAGCTGGTCTATCTTTCGCCGGTGGCCGTGCCGATCTGGATCGCGGGCGGTCTCCGGCTCTGGCGTGATCCGGCTCTGCGCTGGGCGCGCTCCCTGGCACTCGCCTATCCGGTGCTGTGCGTGATTTTGTTGGTGCTGGGCGGAAAACCGTACTACTCGGCACCGTTTCTGTTGCTGCTCACCGCAGCCGGCGCCGAGCCCTGCCTGCGCTGGCTCGACCGGACCTGGCGCCGTACTTCGGCTGTCCTGCTGGCTTTCGTGGGCGCGGCAGTGTCACTCGTCGTCGGACTGCCACTGCTGCCGGTGTCCGCGCTGGACCCGGTCCTGGTGGTGAACAAGGAACAAGGCGAGCAGGCCGGCTGGCCGGAGCTGGCCACTTCGGTCACCTGGGTCTGGGAGCAGATCCCGGCGGAGCAGCGCTCGACCGCGGTGATCTTCACGCGGAACTACGGACAGGCGGGGGCTCTGGAGTACTACGGGCTTCCCGGCGTGCACTCGGGGCATATGTCCTATGCGGACTGGGGGCCGCCTCCTGCTACGGCTTCGGGACCCGTGGTCGTCGTGGGCCCGTATCGTCCGGCTTGGTTCACCGGATGTCGTGAGATGGCCGTTCACGACAACGGTCTCGGGGTCGAGAACGACGAGCAAGGGGTGCGGATTTCCTTGTGTACGGGGACTTCCCGGCCCTGGGCCGCGCTTTGGGGCGAGTTGAGGCACTACTACTGA
- a CDS encoding HNH endonuclease signature motif containing protein gives MALLKEITSSDALREVNASLDSLGDNDAMDAAVAASEGIARLEAVRFRALGRLSRHRDGAGSVAQEVALALSVVDGHAAGLVSTAEALTTRLPHTLGLLDRGKVGGFGAMKVAAATAWLSDDDARAVDAALEDRLPDKNSDQIRKAANHAAMMTDRDGAARRTERNRAGRRVTVRQGETGVASIEVEDGPVEKVAAAYTRIDREARALRAGGETRTLDQLRADVALDLLLDGQGGKTERSEVFLYMDLHTYLGLNDDPAELAGHGHIPASLARHIASGPNTVLRRIITDPLSGQVLDLGRDRYRPTAGLDEFVRVRDRECRRPGCHRVAQACDLDHSLPWQFGGHTTDTELIDLCRRDHRLKDEPGWNYRLGPDGTLTITTPTGQSHDSTPPPLHTPRTDEPPPF, from the coding sequence GTGGCGCTATTGAAGGAAATCACGTCGTCGGACGCTCTTCGGGAGGTCAATGCTTCGCTGGATTCGTTGGGGGACAACGATGCCATGGACGCCGCCGTCGCGGCGTCGGAAGGCATCGCACGCCTGGAGGCGGTCCGGTTCCGCGCGCTGGGGCGGTTGAGCCGCCATCGTGACGGGGCCGGCAGTGTGGCACAGGAGGTCGCGCTCGCTCTGTCCGTTGTGGACGGTCACGCTGCCGGCCTGGTGTCCACCGCTGAGGCGTTGACCACCCGCCTGCCCCACACGCTGGGGCTGCTGGACCGGGGGAAGGTGGGCGGCTTCGGAGCGATGAAGGTCGCCGCCGCCACCGCGTGGCTGTCCGACGACGACGCCCGCGCGGTGGACGCGGCCCTGGAAGACCGGCTACCGGACAAGAACTCCGACCAGATCCGGAAAGCGGCAAACCACGCCGCGATGATGACCGACCGCGACGGCGCCGCCCGGCGGACCGAACGGAACCGCGCCGGACGCCGGGTGACGGTGCGACAGGGCGAGACCGGAGTGGCCTCCATCGAGGTCGAAGACGGCCCTGTCGAGAAAGTCGCCGCCGCCTACACCCGCATCGACCGCGAAGCACGCGCACTACGCGCCGGTGGCGAGACGCGCACACTGGACCAGCTGCGCGCGGACGTCGCCCTCGATCTTCTACTCGACGGCCAAGGAGGGAAGACCGAACGATCCGAGGTGTTCCTCTACATGGACCTGCACACCTACCTCGGACTAAACGATGACCCCGCCGAGCTAGCCGGACACGGCCACATCCCCGCCTCACTAGCCCGGCACATCGCCTCCGGACCCAACACGGTGTTACGGCGAATCATCACCGACCCACTCTCCGGACAGGTCCTCGACCTCGGCCGCGACCGATACCGACCCACCGCAGGCCTGGACGAATTCGTCCGAGTCCGAGACCGCGAATGCCGAAGACCCGGCTGCCACCGCGTCGCCCAAGCCTGCGACCTCGACCACTCACTCCCCTGGCAATTCGGCGGCCACACCACCGACACCGAACTCATCGACCTCTGCCGCCGCGACCACCGCCTGAAAGACGAACCCGGCTGGAACTACCGACTAGGCCCCGACGGAACCCTCACCATCACCACACCCACCGGACAAAGCCACGACAGCACACCCCCACCACTACACACGCCGCGCACTGACGAACCACCACCGTTCTAA
- a CDS encoding carboxyl transferase domain-containing protein: MFSRVAIVNRGEAAMRLIHAVRELSAETGRRIETVALFTDADRSATFVREADISYNLGPASARPYLDFAVLERALTETGADAAWVGWGFVAEDPAFAELCERLGVTFIGPSADAMRKLGDKIGAKLIAEEVGVPVAPWSRGAVADLDSAIKAAAEIGYPLMLKATAGGGGRGIRVITSADELKDAYERTSLEAERAFGSGVVFLERLVTGARHVEVQVIADGQGTAWALGVRDCSVQRRNQKIIEESASPVLSPEQADELKRSAERLALAVDYRGAGTVEFLYHPGDKLFAFLEVNTRLQVEHPITELTTGMDLVKAQLHVASGGKLDGVQPVEFGHAVEARLNAEDPDRDFAPSPGRIARLDLPAGPGIRVDTGVSEGDTIPADFDSMIAKIIAYGRDRDEALGRLRRAMAQTTVIIEGGATNKSFVLDLLDQPEVIDGSADTGWIDRVRGEGKLVTHRHSAIALAAAAIEAYEDEEAVERQRLLSTAHGGRPQVQHESGRPLDLKLRGAAYRVSVARIGHRRFRVGVSAGGGDIHPADVEVDRFDEHTGQITVNGTRFRLVTGTHGPIHLVEVDGITHRISRDEGGVVRSPAPALVVATPLEVGAEVEAGAPVLVLESMKMETVLRAPFRAKLRECVVSVGSQVETGAPLLRLEPLAEEGAEVAEDAGSVEIELPAEPDGTSAAQRITRGQQDLRSLLLGFDVDPHDERRTLSAYLAARDELEGNGDRPLEGEVELLTVFADLSELMRNKPAREDAKTDTRVHSSREFFHTYLQSLDVERAGLSESFQNKLKKVLAHYGIKDLERTPELEEAVFRIFLAQQRTSSDVAIVTALLRQWLTEPQPFESMREPAGKALEQLIAATQLRFPVVGDLARSVVFRWFAQPLLRRTRAEVYSEVRKHLRHLDLHPDSPDRAERIASMLASAQPLVRLLGQRIGRPGTDHTPLLEVLSRRYYGNRALTGVGQVTVGGCTFVTGDYADANERFHMATTAVDRAGLPGAIKAVADLAAQLPADTDVEADVYLTWDDESADDDAMAAGLREVLTAGALPSRIRRITTTVAGHGGAVMHHHFTFRPSSTGFSEERLIRGLHPLIAQRMQLQRLANFDLTRLPSGDEDVYLFKCVSPMNPSDQRLVALAQVRDLTPLRDNDGKLLALPAVEGTLAGCLDAIREVQAKLPPKKRFDTNRIMLYVWPTSELTGEELDTVAQRVQPSTAGAGLEEVQFLGRQRDRATGEVKEVAVRIGYDVSGGVQMSLSEPTTEPILPLDDYRQNVLRARRRDTVYPYELTEMLGSFTEYDMDDTNTLVPVDRKKGRNKAAIVAGVVTTPTERHPEGVKRVVLLGDPTKALGALSEPECSRVIAALDLAERLRVPLEWYALSAGARISMESGTENMDWVAAALKRIVHFTQDGGEINIVVAGINVGAQPYWNAEATMLMHTKGILVMTPDSAMVLTGKQSLDFSGGVSAEDNFGIGGYDRVMGPNGQAQYWAPNLAAARDVLMSHYDHTYVAPDESGPRKAVTNDPIDRDISSFPHAAVDSDFTTVGQIFSREANPDRKKPFDIRTVMRALSDQDHPVLERWPGMADAETAAVQDVHLGGRPVCLLGIESRSVPRRGFPPTDGPDTYTAGTLFPRSSKKAARAINAASGNRPLVVLANLSGFDGSPESMRKLQLEYGAEIGRAIVNFEGPIVFTVISRYHGGAFVVFSKALNPNMTVLALEGSFASVLGGAPAAAVVFAGEVNARTAADQRVRSLTEKLSGAAGAERAALAAELAEVQASVRAEKLGAVASEFDGVHSIERAVKVGSVDAIISAAEMRPRIIEAIEEGLAKLR; the protein is encoded by the coding sequence GTGTTCAGTCGTGTCGCCATCGTCAACCGCGGAGAAGCCGCGATGCGGCTCATCCACGCCGTCCGCGAGCTTTCGGCGGAGACCGGACGGCGGATCGAGACCGTCGCGCTCTTCACGGACGCGGACCGGTCGGCGACGTTCGTGCGGGAAGCCGACATCAGCTACAACCTCGGCCCCGCGTCGGCTCGCCCGTATCTCGATTTCGCCGTGCTGGAGCGGGCGCTGACCGAGACCGGGGCCGACGCGGCCTGGGTCGGCTGGGGTTTCGTGGCCGAGGATCCGGCCTTCGCCGAGCTGTGTGAGCGGCTGGGCGTCACCTTCATCGGGCCGAGCGCGGACGCGATGCGCAAGCTCGGCGACAAGATCGGCGCGAAGCTGATCGCCGAAGAGGTCGGCGTGCCCGTCGCTCCGTGGAGCCGCGGCGCCGTCGCGGATCTCGACTCCGCCATCAAGGCCGCCGCCGAGATCGGTTATCCGCTGATGCTCAAGGCGACCGCAGGCGGTGGCGGCCGCGGTATCCGCGTCATCACTTCCGCCGACGAGCTCAAGGACGCCTACGAGCGCACCAGCCTCGAGGCCGAGCGCGCCTTCGGCAGCGGCGTCGTCTTCCTGGAGCGCCTGGTCACCGGCGCCCGGCACGTCGAGGTCCAGGTCATCGCCGACGGCCAGGGCACCGCGTGGGCGCTCGGCGTCCGCGACTGTTCGGTGCAGCGCCGCAACCAGAAGATCATCGAGGAGTCCGCCTCCCCGGTGCTGAGCCCCGAGCAGGCCGACGAGCTCAAGCGGTCCGCCGAGCGGCTCGCGCTCGCGGTCGATTACCGCGGCGCCGGAACGGTCGAGTTCCTCTACCACCCCGGCGACAAGCTGTTCGCGTTCCTCGAGGTGAACACCCGCCTGCAGGTCGAGCACCCGATCACCGAGCTGACCACCGGCATGGACCTGGTCAAGGCCCAGCTGCACGTCGCTTCCGGCGGCAAGCTCGACGGCGTCCAGCCCGTCGAGTTCGGTCACGCCGTCGAGGCGCGGCTCAACGCCGAGGACCCGGACCGCGACTTCGCGCCGTCGCCGGGCCGTATCGCCCGCCTGGACCTGCCCGCCGGCCCCGGCATCCGCGTCGACACCGGGGTCAGCGAAGGCGACACGATCCCGGCCGACTTCGACTCGATGATCGCGAAGATCATCGCCTACGGCCGCGACCGTGACGAGGCGCTCGGCCGTCTGCGCCGCGCGATGGCGCAGACCACGGTCATCATCGAGGGCGGCGCGACCAACAAGAGCTTCGTCCTCGACCTGCTCGACCAGCCCGAGGTGATCGACGGCAGCGCCGACACCGGCTGGATCGACCGCGTCCGCGGCGAAGGCAAGCTGGTCACCCACCGCCATTCCGCGATCGCGCTCGCGGCCGCCGCGATCGAGGCCTACGAGGACGAGGAAGCCGTCGAGCGCCAGCGGCTCCTCTCCACCGCGCACGGCGGCCGCCCGCAGGTCCAGCACGAAAGCGGCCGTCCGCTCGACCTCAAGCTGCGCGGCGCCGCGTACCGCGTGAGCGTCGCCAGGATCGGCCACCGCCGGTTCCGTGTCGGCGTCTCGGCGGGCGGCGGCGACATCCACCCCGCCGACGTCGAGGTCGACCGGTTCGACGAGCACACCGGCCAGATCACCGTCAACGGCACCCGGTTCCGCCTGGTCACCGGCACCCACGGCCCGATCCACCTGGTCGAGGTCGACGGCATCACCCACCGCATCAGCCGCGACGAGGGCGGCGTCGTCCGCTCCCCCGCGCCCGCGCTCGTCGTCGCGACCCCGCTGGAGGTCGGCGCCGAGGTCGAGGCGGGCGCCCCCGTGCTGGTGCTGGAAAGCATGAAGATGGAGACGGTGCTCCGCGCGCCGTTCCGCGCGAAGCTGCGTGAGTGCGTCGTCTCGGTCGGCAGCCAGGTCGAGACCGGTGCTCCCCTGCTGCGGCTCGAGCCGCTGGCGGAGGAAGGCGCCGAGGTCGCGGAGGACGCGGGCAGTGTCGAGATCGAGCTGCCCGCCGAACCGGACGGGACGTCGGCCGCGCAGCGGATCACGCGGGGACAGCAGGATCTGCGCAGTCTCCTGCTGGGCTTCGACGTCGACCCGCACGACGAGCGCCGCACGCTCAGCGCGTACCTCGCCGCCCGTGACGAACTGGAGGGCAACGGCGACCGCCCGCTGGAGGGCGAGGTCGAGCTGCTGACCGTGTTCGCGGACCTTTCCGAGCTGATGCGCAACAAGCCGGCCCGCGAAGACGCCAAGACGGACACCCGGGTGCACAGCTCCCGCGAGTTCTTCCACACGTACCTGCAGAGCCTCGACGTCGAACGCGCGGGGCTGTCGGAGTCGTTCCAGAACAAGCTCAAGAAGGTGCTGGCGCACTACGGCATCAAGGATCTGGAGCGGACGCCGGAGCTGGAGGAGGCGGTCTTCCGCATCTTCCTCGCCCAGCAGCGGACCTCGTCCGACGTCGCGATCGTCACCGCGCTGCTGCGGCAGTGGCTCACCGAGCCGCAGCCGTTCGAGTCGATGCGCGAGCCGGCGGGCAAGGCGCTGGAGCAGCTCATCGCCGCCACCCAGCTCCGCTTCCCGGTCGTCGGCGACCTGGCGCGCAGCGTGGTGTTCCGCTGGTTCGCCCAGCCGCTGCTGCGCCGCACCCGCGCCGAGGTGTACAGCGAGGTCCGCAAACACCTGCGTCACCTCGACCTGCACCCGGATTCGCCGGACCGCGCCGAGCGGATCGCGAGCATGCTGGCCAGCGCGCAGCCGCTCGTCCGCCTGCTCGGACAGCGGATCGGCCGCCCCGGCACCGACCACACGCCGCTGCTGGAAGTGCTGAGCCGCCGCTACTACGGCAACCGCGCGCTCACCGGCGTCGGCCAGGTCACCGTCGGCGGCTGCACCTTCGTCACCGGCGACTACGCCGACGCGAACGAGCGGTTCCACATGGCCACCACCGCCGTCGACCGCGCCGGCCTGCCCGGCGCGATCAAGGCGGTCGCCGATCTCGCCGCCCAGCTGCCCGCCGACACCGACGTCGAGGCGGACGTGTACCTGACGTGGGACGACGAGTCGGCCGACGACGACGCGATGGCCGCCGGGCTGCGCGAGGTCCTCACGGCCGGGGCGTTGCCGAGCCGGATCCGGCGGATCACCACCACGGTCGCCGGGCACGGCGGCGCGGTGATGCACCACCACTTCACCTTCCGCCCGTCCTCGACCGGGTTCAGCGAAGAGCGGCTGATCCGCGGCCTGCACCCGTTGATCGCCCAGCGGATGCAGTTGCAGCGGCTGGCGAACTTCGACCTCACGCGCCTGCCGTCGGGCGACGAGGACGTCTACCTGTTCAAGTGCGTCTCGCCGATGAACCCGTCGGATCAGCGGCTGGTCGCGCTCGCCCAGGTCCGTGACCTGACCCCGTTGCGGGACAACGACGGGAAACTGCTGGCCCTGCCCGCGGTCGAAGGCACGCTGGCCGGCTGCCTCGACGCGATCCGTGAGGTGCAGGCGAAGCTTCCGCCGAAGAAACGCTTCGACACCAACAGGATCATGCTGTACGTGTGGCCGACCAGTGAGCTCACCGGCGAGGAGCTGGACACGGTCGCCCAGCGGGTGCAGCCGTCGACGGCGGGCGCGGGCCTCGAAGAGGTCCAGTTCCTCGGCAGGCAGCGCGACCGCGCGACCGGCGAGGTCAAAGAGGTCGCCGTGCGCATCGGCTACGACGTGAGCGGCGGCGTGCAGATGTCGCTGTCCGAGCCCACCACCGAGCCGATCCTCCCGCTCGACGACTACCGCCAGAACGTGCTGCGCGCCCGGCGCCGCGACACCGTGTACCCGTACGAGCTGACCGAGATGCTCGGCTCGTTCACCGAGTACGACATGGACGACACGAACACCCTCGTCCCGGTCGACCGGAAGAAGGGGCGCAACAAGGCGGCGATCGTCGCCGGTGTGGTCACCACGCCGACCGAACGCCACCCGGAGGGCGTCAAGCGCGTGGTGCTGCTGGGCGACCCGACAAAGGCGCTCGGCGCGCTGTCGGAGCCGGAATGCTCACGCGTGATCGCGGCACTGGACCTCGCCGAGCGGCTGCGCGTCCCGCTGGAGTGGTACGCGCTCTCGGCGGGCGCCCGGATCTCGATGGAGTCCGGCACCGAGAACATGGACTGGGTCGCGGCCGCGCTCAAGCGGATCGTGCACTTCACCCAGGACGGCGGCGAGATCAACATCGTCGTCGCGGGGATCAACGTCGGCGCCCAGCCGTACTGGAACGCCGAAGCGACGATGCTCATGCACACCAAGGGAATCCTGGTGATGACGCCGGATTCCGCAATGGTGCTGACCGGTAAGCAGTCCCTCGACTTCTCCGGTGGCGTCTCGGCCGAGGACAACTTCGGCATCGGCGGCTACGACCGTGTCATGGGCCCGAACGGCCAGGCGCAGTACTGGGCGCCGAACCTCGCCGCGGCGCGTGACGTGCTGATGTCGCACTACGACCACACCTACGTGGCACCGGACGAGTCCGGTCCGCGCAAGGCGGTCACGAACGACCCTATCGACCGGGACATCTCGTCGTTCCCGCACGCGGCCGTCGACAGCGACTTCACCACGGTCGGCCAGATCTTCTCGCGGGAGGCCAACCCGGACCGCAAGAAGCCGTTCGACATCCGCACCGTGATGCGCGCGCTGTCGGATCAGGACCACCCGGTGCTGGAGCGCTGGCCCGGCATGGCGGACGCGGAGACCGCGGCCGTGCAGGACGTGCACCTCGGCGGACGGCCGGTGTGCCTGCTCGGTATCGAGTCGCGTTCGGTGCCGCGCCGCGGCTTCCCGCCCACCGACGGCCCGGACACCTACACCGCGGGCACGCTGTTCCCGCGGTCGTCGAAGAAGGCGGCGCGGGCGATCAACGCGGCCAGCGGCAACCGGCCGCTGGTGGTGCTGGCGAACCTGTCCGGCTTCGACGGCTCACCGGAGTCGATGCGGAAGCTGCAGCTTGAGTACGGCGCGGAGATCGGCCGGGCGATCGTCAACTTCGAGGGCCCGATCGTGTTCACCGTGATCTCGCGGTACCACGGCGGCGCGTTCGTGGTCTTCTCGAAGGCACTGAACCCGAACATGACGGTGCTGGCGCTGGAAGGCTCGTTCGCCTCCGTGCTCGGCGGGGCGCCCGCCGCGGCGGTCGTGTTCGCCGGTGAGGTCAACGCGCGGACCGCGGCGGATCAGCGGGTGCGGTCGCTCACCGAGAAGCTCAGCGGGGCGGCGGGTGCCGAACGCGCCGCGCTGGCCGCGGAGCTGGCCGAGGTGCAGGCGTCGGTGCGGGCCGAGAAGCTGGGCGCGGTCGCGTCCGAGTTCGACGGCGTGCACAGCATCGAGCGCGCGGTGAAGGTCGGTTCGGTGGACGCGATCATCAGCGCCGCCGAGATGCGGCCGCGCATCATCGAGGCGATCGAAGAGGGCCTGGCGAAGCTGCGGTAA
- a CDS encoding bifunctional nuclease family protein: MISMDVEGMAVLAPEAAPVMLLREREGERRWLAITIGGPEASAVALAQERIRLPRPGTIELIGQVVESFGHRVTGVQVTALRDGIFFADLVLDSGIRVSARPSDAVAIGLRAGVGIEVADAVLEVASVRVEIVGTGPDAELPTVPSDPVAQEREVEEFRAALDKIAPEDFGDQPPDPPLR; this comes from the coding sequence ATGATTTCGATGGACGTCGAGGGGATGGCAGTCCTGGCCCCGGAAGCGGCACCGGTGATGTTGCTCCGCGAACGGGAAGGCGAACGCCGCTGGCTGGCGATCACGATCGGCGGCCCGGAGGCGAGCGCGGTGGCGCTCGCTCAGGAGCGGATCCGGCTGCCCAGGCCCGGCACGATCGAACTGATCGGCCAGGTCGTCGAGTCGTTCGGGCACCGGGTCACCGGAGTGCAGGTCACCGCGCTGCGGGACGGCATCTTCTTCGCCGACCTGGTACTCGATTCCGGGATCCGCGTTTCGGCCCGGCCGAGCGACGCGGTCGCGATCGGTTTGCGGGCCGGGGTCGGGATCGAGGTGGCGGACGCGGTACTGGAGGTCGCTTCGGTGCGGGTCGAGATCGTGGGGACCGGGCCCGACGCGGAACTCCCGACGGTGCCGTCCGACCCGGTCGCGCAGGAGCGGGAGGTCGAGGAGTTCCGGGCGGCGCTGGACAAGATCGCGCCGGAGGACTTCGGGGACCAGCCGCCCGATCCGCCTTTGCGCTAG